In Pseudomonas sp. R76, one genomic interval encodes:
- the rep gene encoding DNA helicase Rep, which translates to MSRLNPRQQEAVNYVGGPLLVLAGAGSGKTSVITRKIAHLIQNCGIRAQYIVAMTFTNKAAREMKERVGTLLKGGEGRGLTVCTFHNLGLNIIRKEHARLGYKPGFSIFDETDVKSLMTDIMQKEYAGDDGVDEIKNMIGAWKNDLILPPQALENARNPKEQTAAIVYTHYQRTLKAFNAVDFDDLILLPVKLFEDHADILEKWQNKVRYLLVDEYQDTNASQYLLVKMLIGKRNQFTVVGDDDQSIYAWRGARPENLMLLKDDYPSLKVVMLEQNYRSTSRILRCANVLISNNPHEFEKQLWSEMGHGDEIRVIRCRNEDAEAERVAVEILSLHLRTDRPYSDFAILYRGNYQAKLIELKLQHHQVPYRLSGGNSFFGRQEVKDLMAYFRLIVNPDDDNAFLRVINVPRREIGSTTLEKLGNYATERKISMYAATDEIGLGEHLDTRFTDRLSRFKRFMDKVREQCAGEDPISALRSMVMDIDYENWLRTNSSSDKAADYRMGNVWFLIEALKNTLEKDEDGEMTVEDAIGKLVLRDMLERQQEEEDGAEGVQMMTLHASKGLEFPYVFIMGMEEEILPHRSSIEADTIEEERRLAYVGITRARQTLAFTFAAKRKQYGEIIDCAPSRFLDELPPDDLAWEGNDDTPTEVKAVRGNTALADIRAMLKR; encoded by the coding sequence ATGTCCCGACTCAATCCCCGGCAGCAAGAAGCCGTGAACTACGTCGGCGGCCCTCTATTGGTGCTCGCCGGTGCTGGCTCCGGCAAGACCAGCGTGATCACCCGCAAGATCGCGCACCTGATCCAGAACTGCGGCATCCGCGCCCAGTACATCGTCGCCATGACCTTTACCAACAAGGCGGCGCGCGAGATGAAAGAGCGTGTCGGCACGCTGCTCAAAGGCGGCGAAGGCCGTGGCCTCACGGTGTGTACCTTCCACAACCTGGGCCTGAATATCATCCGCAAGGAGCATGCGCGGCTGGGCTACAAGCCGGGTTTCTCGATCTTCGACGAAACCGATGTGAAGTCGCTGATGACTGACATCATGCAAAAGGAATACGCAGGCGACGACGGCGTGGATGAGATCAAGAACATGATCGGCGCCTGGAAAAACGACCTGATCCTGCCGCCCCAAGCCCTGGAAAACGCGCGTAACCCCAAGGAACAGACCGCGGCCATCGTCTACACCCACTACCAGCGCACGCTCAAGGCGTTCAACGCGGTGGACTTCGACGACCTGATCCTGCTGCCGGTGAAGCTGTTCGAGGACCACGCCGACATCCTCGAAAAATGGCAGAACAAGGTCCGCTACCTGCTGGTGGACGAATACCAGGACACCAACGCCAGCCAATACCTGCTGGTGAAAATGCTGATCGGCAAACGCAACCAGTTCACCGTGGTCGGCGACGACGACCAGTCGATCTACGCCTGGCGCGGCGCCCGCCCGGAAAACCTGATGCTGCTCAAGGACGACTACCCGTCCCTGAAAGTGGTGATGCTGGAGCAGAACTACCGCTCCACCAGCCGCATCCTGCGTTGCGCCAACGTGCTCATCTCCAACAACCCCCACGAGTTCGAAAAACAGCTGTGGAGTGAGATGGGTCACGGCGATGAAATCCGCGTGATCCGCTGCCGCAACGAAGACGCCGAAGCCGAGCGCGTGGCCGTGGAAATCCTCAGCCTGCACTTGCGCACCGACCGCCCGTACAGCGACTTTGCGATCCTGTATCGCGGCAACTACCAGGCCAAGCTGATCGAGTTGAAACTGCAGCACCACCAGGTGCCGTATCGCCTGTCCGGCGGCAACAGCTTTTTCGGACGCCAGGAAGTAAAAGACCTGATGGCCTACTTCCGCCTGATCGTGAACCCGGACGACGACAACGCCTTCCTGCGCGTGATCAACGTGCCGCGCCGGGAAATCGGCTCCACGACCCTGGAAAAACTCGGCAACTACGCCACCGAACGCAAGATCTCGATGTACGCCGCCACCGATGAAATCGGCCTGGGCGAGCATCTGGACACGCGCTTCACCGACCGCCTGTCGCGCTTCAAGCGCTTCATGGACAAGGTGCGCGAGCAGTGTGCCGGCGAAGACCCGATCAGCGCGCTGCGTAGCATGGTCATGGACATCGACTATGAAAACTGGCTGCGCACCAACAGTTCCAGCGACAAAGCCGCGGATTACCGCATGGGCAACGTCTGGTTCCTGATCGAAGCGCTGAAAAACACCCTGGAAAAAGACGAAGACGGCGAGATGACCGTCGAAGACGCCATCGGCAAGCTGGTGCTGCGCGACATGCTCGAGCGCCAGCAGGAAGAGGAAGACGGCGCCGAAGGTGTGCAAATGATGACCTTGCATGCTTCCAAGGGCCTGGAATTCCCCTACGTGTTCATCATGGGCATGGAAGAGGAAATCCTCCCGCACCGTTCCAGCATCGAAGCCGACACCATCGAAGAAGAACGGCGCCTGGCCTACGTGGGCATTACCCGCGCGCGTCAGACGCTGGCCTTCACCTTTGCCGCCAAGCGCAAGCAATACGGCGAAATCATCGATTGTGCCCCCAGCCGGTTCCTCGACGAGCTACCGCCGGACGATTTGGCCTGGGAAGGCAATGACGACACACCGACCGAGGTGAAGGCCGTTCGCGGCAACACCGCCTTGGCGGATATACGCGCGATGTTAAAGCGCTAG